In the Theobroma cacao cultivar B97-61/B2 chromosome 1, Criollo_cocoa_genome_V2, whole genome shotgun sequence genome, one interval contains:
- the LOC108662270 gene encoding uncharacterized protein LOC108662270 → MALRSTGKSWFKHFQYDEGRDSPSDVRNILLIVATLISAVTFQAGVNPPGGVWQDNGNGHYAGRAIYASQTVPFYVFLISNTLALSASVLVIISLTYRFPFHLEVIVATISMIVTYASAVFAVTPREFVKFRYVMAAAAVPFAIRCLIQMFNKFRKE, encoded by the coding sequence ATGGCTCTTAGAAGCACAGGCAAGAGCTGGTTCAAACATTTCCAATATGATGAAGGCAGAGACTCGCCAAGCGACGTCCGAAATATTCTCCTGATAGTTGCCACCCTCATATCGGCCGTGACCTTCCAAGCTGGGGTCAATCCTCCCGGTGGGGTATGGCAAGATAATGGCAATGGACATTATGCAGGCAGAGCCATTTATGCATCTCAAACAGTACCCTTCTACGTTTTCTTGATCTCGAACACCCTCGCTCTTTCCGCCTCAGTACTTGTCATCATCTCTCTCACCTACAGGTTCCCCTTCCATCTCGAAGTCATCGTTGCCACGATCTCAATGATCGTGACTTATGCTTCCGCGGTTTTTGCTGTTACTCCGCGTGAGTTCGTGAAGTTTCGTTATGTCATGGCTGCAGCTGCAGTCCCTTTTGCAATTCGGTGTTTGATTCAGATGTTCAATAAGTTTAGGAAGGAATAG